One segment of Oscillospiraceae bacterium MB08-C2-2 DNA contains the following:
- the pstA gene encoding phosphate ABC transporter permease PstA produces MKNSINHRTFAQKWQSYRRSPFSLFLFLLVLGGIILTVGVFLMIIVYILVKGLPYLTPSLFAFTYNSENVSLFPALVNTITMTFLALLIAAPLGIFAAIYLVEYAKRGNKLVNAVRMTSETLSGIPSIVYGLFGLLFFVTSLGWGYSLLAGAFTLSIMILPLIMRTTEEALKAVPDSFREGSFGLGAGKLRTVFRIVLPSAVPGILAGVILAIGRIVGETAALIYTAGTVANIPQNLLASGRTLAVHMYALSSEGLYVGQSYATAVVLILMVVCINALSGWIARRIAKV; encoded by the coding sequence ATGAAAAACAGCATCAACCACCGTACCTTTGCGCAGAAATGGCAATCCTACCGCCGCAGCCCCTTCTCTCTCTTTCTTTTTCTGCTGGTTCTGGGCGGAATTATCCTTACAGTCGGCGTTTTCCTTATGATTATCGTGTACATTCTGGTCAAGGGCCTGCCCTATCTGACCCCCTCTCTTTTCGCCTTCACCTATAACTCGGAAAACGTCTCCCTGTTCCCGGCCTTGGTGAATACCATCACCATGACCTTTCTTGCTTTGCTCATTGCGGCTCCTCTGGGGATTTTTGCCGCTATTTATCTGGTGGAATACGCCAAGCGGGGCAACAAGTTGGTCAATGCGGTTCGAATGACCTCCGAAACCCTTTCGGGTATTCCTTCCATTGTATACGGGCTGTTTGGCCTGCTGTTCTTTGTCACCTCCCTTGGCTGGGGCTACTCCCTTCTGGCAGGCGCCTTTACCCTTTCCATTATGATTCTGCCTCTGATTATGCGAACCACCGAGGAAGCCCTTAAAGCTGTGCCCGACTCCTTCCGGGAAGGCAGCTTTGGTCTGGGAGCCGGTAAGCTGCGCACGGTTTTCCGCATTGTGCTGCCTTCCGCTGTGCCGGGTATTCTGGCCGGGGTTATTTTGGCCATCGGCCGTATTGTGGGTGAAACAGCGGCCCTGATTTACACCGCCGGTACAGTAGCCAACATCCCCCAAAACCTGCTGGCCTCCGGCCGAACCCTGGCTGTGCATATGTATGCCCTTTCCAGCGAGGGGCTGTATGTGGGCCAATCCTACGCCACCGCCGTTGTGCTGATTTTAATGGTGGTCTGCATCAATGCCCTTTCCGGCTGGATCGCCCGGCGCATCGCGAAAGTCTGA
- the pstB gene encoding phosphate ABC transporter ATP-binding protein PstB, with amino-acid sequence MNKFTVQDLDLFYGDFQALKKINLGLSAKEITAFIGPSGCGKSTLLKSLNRMNDLVENCKITGKVLLDDEDIYGHMDVNLLRKRVGMVFQKPNPFPMSVYDNIAYGPRTHGIHGRAKLDEIVEQSLRDAAIWEEVKDRLRKSALGLSGGQQQRVCIARALAVKPDVLLMDEPTSALDPISTLKVEDLAVELKKQYTIVMVTHNMQQAARISDKTAFFLLGDMVEYGETETIFSMPTDQRTEDYITGRFG; translated from the coding sequence ATGAATAAATTTACAGTACAGGATTTAGACCTGTTTTATGGCGACTTTCAAGCACTTAAAAAGATCAATCTGGGGCTGAGCGCCAAAGAAATCACCGCCTTTATCGGGCCTTCCGGCTGCGGCAAATCCACCCTGCTCAAATCTCTGAACCGAATGAACGATCTGGTGGAAAACTGCAAAATCACCGGCAAGGTTTTGCTGGATGATGAGGATATATACGGCCACATGGATGTAAACCTGCTCCGCAAGCGCGTGGGCATGGTGTTCCAAAAGCCTAACCCCTTCCCCATGAGCGTATATGACAACATTGCCTACGGCCCCCGCACCCACGGCATTCACGGGCGGGCCAAGCTGGATGAAATTGTGGAGCAGTCTCTCCGGGATGCCGCTATTTGGGAAGAGGTGAAGGATCGCCTGCGTAAAAGTGCGCTGGGTCTTTCCGGCGGCCAGCAGCAAAGAGTTTGCATCGCCCGGGCACTGGCTGTTAAGCCGGATGTCCTTTTAATGGATGAACCCACTTCGGCTTTGGACCCGATTTCCACCTTAAAGGTCGAAGATCTTGCAGTGGAGCTAAAGAAACAGTATACTATTGTTATGGTCACCCACAACATGCAGCAGGCAGCCCGTATTTCCGATAAAACCGCCTTTTTCCTGTTGGGGGATATGGTGGAATACGGCGAGACCGAAACCATTTTTTCAATGCCCACCGACCAGCGTACCGAGGATTATATAACCGGGAGGTTTGGATAA
- the phoU gene encoding phosphate signaling complex protein PhoU has product MRSKFDSQLEKLHTELMSMGAMCETAIACAIKALLSGDTDLVEKAISIDASIDDMEREIETLCMKLLLQQQPVARDLRKISSALKMITDMERIGDQAADIAEIVSMDNIHASDETFSINDMAKAVIKMVSESVDAYVRQDLELVRQVIAYDDVVDRCFNEVKAEIIDLIGKDPSKGEYALDLLMIAKYFERIGDHATNIAEWVEFSITGRHGGKE; this is encoded by the coding sequence ATGCGCAGCAAATTTGATTCTCAGCTTGAAAAACTCCACACAGAGCTTATGTCTATGGGAGCCATGTGTGAAACCGCCATCGCCTGCGCCATCAAGGCGCTTCTCAGCGGCGACACCGACCTTGTGGAAAAGGCCATTTCCATTGATGCCTCCATCGATGATATGGAGCGGGAAATTGAAACCCTTTGCATGAAGCTGCTTTTGCAGCAGCAGCCGGTGGCCCGGGATCTACGCAAAATTTCCTCCGCTCTAAAAATGATTACCGATATGGAGCGCATCGGCGATCAGGCCGCCGATATTGCCGAAATTGTCAGCATGGATAATATCCATGCCAGCGACGAAACCTTCTCCATCAACGATATGGCCAAGGCTGTTATTAAAATGGTCAGCGAAAGCGTGGACGCCTATGTCCGGCAGGATCTGGAGCTGGTGCGGCAGGTTATCGCCTATGACGATGTGGTGGATCGCTGCTTCAACGAGGTCAAGGCTGAAATCATTGATCTTATCGGCAAAGACCCCTCCAAGGGTGAATACGCTTTGGATCTGCTGATGATTGCCAAATATTTTGAACGCATCGGTGACCATGCAACCAACATTGCGGAATGGGTGGAGTTCTCCATTACCGGCCGCCATGGAGGCAAGGAATGA
- a CDS encoding response regulator transcription factor — protein sequence MKIFLVEDDESIRELVVYTLNSSGYEARGFADGDSLHKALSQELPDLFLLDIMLPGGRDGMSLLAGIRENESTRTIPVIMLTAKGTEYDKVIGLDSGADDYVTKPFGMMELVSRVRAVLRRCSPAKASARTLSYGGITLDPTRHSVYVEENEVPLTIKEFQMLELFLENPGMVFTRELLLERVWDYSFDGETRTVDVHIRSLRKKLAPLGDLVETVRGVGYRIGIA from the coding sequence ATGAAAATTTTTTTGGTGGAAGACGATGAAAGCATCCGGGAGCTTGTGGTATACACCCTGAATTCCAGCGGCTATGAGGCCAGGGGCTTTGCCGATGGTGATTCTCTCCACAAGGCGCTGAGCCAAGAGCTGCCCGATTTGTTCCTGCTGGATATTATGCTGCCCGGCGGCCGGGATGGAATGTCCCTGCTGGCAGGCATTCGGGAAAACGAATCCACCCGAACCATACCGGTCATCATGCTCACCGCCAAAGGCACTGAATACGATAAAGTCATCGGCCTGGATAGCGGCGCCGATGATTATGTCACCAAGCCCTTCGGCATGATGGAGCTGGTTTCCCGGGTGCGGGCCGTTTTGCGCCGCTGCTCCCCCGCTAAAGCCTCTGCCCGAACCCTTAGCTATGGCGGCATCACGCTGGATCCCACCCGCCACAGTGTTTATGTGGAGGAAAATGAGGTTCCCCTGACTATCAAGGAGTTTCAAATGCTGGAGCTGTTTCTGGAAAACCCGGGCATGGTCTTTACCCGGGAGCTGCTTCTGGAACGGGTCTGGGATTACAGCTTTGACGGCGAAACCCGCACTGTGGATGTGCACATCCGCTCTCTGCGCAAAAAGCTGGCTCCTCTGGGTGATCTGGTGGAAACGGTTCGGGGCGTGGGTTACCGGATAGGCATTGCCTAA
- a CDS encoding ATP-binding protein: MKRRIFSGMCLVAVSSALLTCICITGILYKSSLDHMRTSVHDQATYVSAAYNMKGMEYLKEIGSITNRLTLIAPDGFVIYDSDQDASAMGNHRDRPEVAHALAEGQGEAERLSKTLAIQSYYYAVVMDDGNVLRVTGEVASVYGSVLRYLPLLVLVSILSAMLAAILAQRLTAKLIHPINTLNLEDPLSNDVYDELSPLLRRIDKQRIQIREQLSQLRENQDEFSAISENMSEGMILLGPQATVLSINQSARRALELGEQDYIGKHILNLNRSLALQSSVQKALEGNSWEEVLSMDGRQFQLLVSPVRRSDEVTGVVLLLLDITEKLQNEQMRREFSANVSHELKTPLTSISGYAEIMQNGLVKPEDMQQFAGRIYSEAKRLIALVEDIMELSRLDERSAGDVQREPVDLLELSNAVMGRLASIAESKNLTVSVTGQPGVVSGIPRILEDMVFNLCDNAIKYNIIGGRVDIEVESLDTGISLSVSDTGIGIAKEHQSRVFERFYRVDKSHSRITGGTGLGLSIVKHAALYHGGKVALASEPGIGTQITVTLPR; the protein is encoded by the coding sequence ATGAAACGCAGAATTTTCAGCGGTATGTGTCTGGTGGCAGTCAGCAGTGCTCTGCTGACCTGTATCTGCATCACGGGAATCTTATACAAAAGCTCTTTGGATCATATGCGCACCAGCGTTCATGATCAGGCCACCTATGTGAGTGCCGCCTATAACATGAAGGGGATGGAATATCTCAAGGAAATCGGCAGCATTACCAACCGGCTGACCTTGATTGCCCCCGATGGCTTTGTGATTTACGACAGTGATCAGGATGCCTCCGCCATGGGGAACCACCGGGATCGGCCCGAGGTTGCCCACGCTTTGGCAGAGGGTCAGGGCGAGGCGGAGCGGCTTTCCAAAACGCTGGCGATCCAAAGCTATTATTATGCCGTGGTCATGGATGACGGCAACGTTCTGCGTGTCACCGGTGAAGTGGCCAGCGTTTATGGCTCGGTGCTGCGGTATCTGCCTCTGCTGGTGCTGGTGAGCATTCTTTCGGCGATGCTGGCCGCCATTCTGGCCCAGCGGCTCACCGCCAAGCTGATTCACCCCATCAACACTCTGAATTTGGAGGACCCTCTTTCCAATGACGTTTACGATGAGCTTTCCCCTTTGCTGCGCCGTATTGATAAGCAGCGCATTCAAATCCGGGAACAGCTTTCCCAACTGCGGGAAAATCAAGATGAATTCAGTGCCATTTCCGAAAATATGAGCGAGGGTATGATTTTGCTGGGGCCGCAGGCCACGGTGCTTTCCATCAACCAAAGCGCCCGCCGTGCTTTGGAGCTTGGGGAGCAGGATTATATCGGCAAGCACATCCTCAACCTCAACCGCTCATTAGCGCTTCAAAGCTCGGTGCAAAAGGCTTTGGAGGGCAATTCATGGGAAGAGGTTCTCTCCATGGATGGGCGGCAGTTCCAGCTTTTGGTCAGCCCGGTGCGCCGCAGCGACGAGGTCACCGGTGTGGTTTTGCTGCTGCTGGATATCACCGAAAAGCTGCAAAATGAGCAGATGCGCCGGGAGTTTTCCGCCAATGTTTCCCACGAGCTGAAAACCCCGCTCACCTCCATTTCCGGCTATGCGGAGATCATGCAGAATGGGCTGGTAAAGCCCGAGGATATGCAGCAGTTTGCAGGGCGCATTTATAGTGAAGCCAAACGGTTGATTGCTCTTGTAGAGGATATTATGGAGCTTTCCCGCTTGGATGAGCGATCCGCCGGAGATGTGCAAAGAGAGCCGGTGGATTTGCTGGAGCTTTCCAATGCAGTGATGGGCCGCCTTGCCTCCATTGCCGAAAGCAAAAACTTGACCGTTTCGGTTACCGGCCAGCCGGGTGTTGTTTCCGGTATCCCCCGCATTTTGGAGGATATGGTTTTTAACCTTTGCGACAACGCCATTAAATACAACATCATCGGCGGCAGGGTGGATATAGAAGTGGAATCGCTGGATACAGGGATCTCCCTCAGTGTTTCGGATACGGGTATCGGCATTGCCAAGGAGCATCAAAGCCGGGTGTTCGAGCGATTTTACCGGGTGGATAAAAGCCACTCCCGCATCACCGGCGGCACCGGGCTGGGGCTTTCCATTGTCAAGCATGCCGCTCTTTACCACGGCGGAAAGGTTGCCCTTGCCAGTGAGCCGGGTATCGGCACACAGATTACGGTTACTTTACCCCGGTAG
- the gltX gene encoding glutamate--tRNA ligase, with translation MDYIALAQLLFPHITTTPAEIEARYPARPLPEGAKVTRIAPSPTGFMHLGNLFGAVADERLAHQSGGVFFLRIEDTDQKREVPGGVEKILNVFEDYQLPFDEGATLEGDNGSYGPYRQRQRVELYQTFAKWLVEQGRAYPCFCSEEELAALREKQAALKENFGYYGKYALHRDLTMEDIQSRLAQNQPFVLRYRSEGSLERRVKFTDQVKGAMEFPENDQDVVLLKSDGIPTYHFAHVVDDHLMHTTHVVRGEEWLATLPIHVQLFSAMGWKLPKYLHTAQLMKMDGGSKRKLSKRKDPELALDFYKEKGYCIAALKEYILTLLNSNFEEWRIANPSEPLDKFPFSIKKMSVSGALFDMDKLDDVSKNVLSRMSAEEVYTLLTQWAETFDPEFASLLTGDADYAKAILSIGRGGAKPRKDLTVWSEAKSYMNFFYDSLFQPDYTAYPEALSKEKVKEILTAYLALYNPDHDSDAWFAAIRGLTDSIGFASNMKEYKKNPEAFGGHVGDVSMVLRIAVTGRQNSPDLHQVMSLLGAERVIARIKAAVQAL, from the coding sequence ATGGATTACATCGCCCTGGCTCAACTGTTATTCCCCCATATCACCACCACGCCTGCGGAAATCGAAGCCCGCTATCCGGCCAGACCTCTGCCCGAGGGCGCAAAGGTAACCCGAATCGCCCCCAGCCCCACCGGCTTTATGCATTTGGGCAATCTCTTCGGCGCTGTAGCGGATGAACGCTTGGCCCACCAAAGCGGCGGCGTTTTTTTTCTGCGCATTGAGGATACCGACCAAAAGCGGGAGGTTCCCGGCGGTGTTGAAAAGATTCTGAATGTATTCGAGGATTACCAGCTTCCCTTTGACGAGGGTGCAACCTTGGAGGGAGATAACGGCTCCTATGGCCCTTACCGACAGCGACAGCGTGTGGAGCTTTACCAAACCTTTGCCAAATGGCTGGTGGAGCAGGGCAGGGCTTACCCCTGCTTCTGTTCGGAGGAAGAGCTGGCCGCTCTGCGTGAAAAGCAGGCCGCTCTGAAAGAAAACTTCGGCTACTACGGCAAATATGCCCTCCATCGTGACCTGACCATGGAGGATATCCAGAGCCGCTTGGCACAGAATCAGCCTTTTGTGCTCCGCTACCGCAGCGAAGGCAGTCTCGAGCGCCGGGTAAAATTCACCGATCAGGTGAAAGGCGCTATGGAATTCCCTGAAAACGATCAGGATGTTGTGCTGCTCAAATCGGATGGCATTCCCACCTACCATTTCGCCCATGTGGTGGATGATCACCTGATGCACACCACCCACGTGGTGCGTGGCGAAGAATGGCTGGCCACCCTGCCCATTCATGTGCAGCTTTTTTCGGCTATGGGCTGGAAGCTGCCCAAATATCTGCACACCGCCCAGCTGATGAAAATGGACGGCGGCTCCAAGCGCAAGCTGAGCAAGCGCAAGGATCCCGAGCTGGCGCTGGATTTTTACAAGGAAAAGGGCTACTGCATTGCAGCCCTGAAGGAATACATTCTCACCCTGCTCAATTCCAACTTTGAGGAATGGCGCATTGCCAACCCCAGCGAGCCTTTGGATAAGTTCCCTTTCTCGATCAAGAAAATGAGCGTTTCCGGTGCCCTCTTTGATATGGACAAGCTGGATGATGTCTCCAAAAACGTGCTTTCCCGCATGAGCGCCGAGGAGGTCTATACCCTGCTTACCCAGTGGGCTGAGACCTTTGACCCGGAATTTGCCTCTCTGCTCACCGGTGATGCGGATTACGCCAAGGCCATTCTCTCCATCGGCCGGGGCGGCGCCAAGCCCCGCAAGGATTTGACTGTCTGGAGTGAGGCCAAGAGCTACATGAACTTTTTCTATGACAGCCTGTTCCAACCTGATTACACCGCCTATCCCGAAGCTCTCTCCAAGGAGAAAGTTAAGGAGATTCTCACCGCATATCTTGCGCTGTATAACCCCGACCACGACAGTGACGCTTGGTTTGCGGCCATCCGGGGGCTGACCGATTCCATCGGCTTTGCCTCCAATATGAAGGAATACAAAAAGAACCCCGAGGCCTTCGGCGGCCACGTGGGTGATGTGAGCATGGTGCTGCGTATTGCGGTAACCGGCCGACAGAATTCCCCCGATCTGCATCAGGTTATGTCCCTGCTGGGGGCAGAGCGGGTTATTGCCAGAATCAAGGCGGCTGTGCAGGCTCTTTAA
- a CDS encoding glutamine--tRNA ligase/YqeY domain fusion protein, with product MSDITNFIYDIVDADIEAGFPHQIHTRFPPEPNGYLHIGSAKAIWVNHSTAQKYGGLFNLRYDDTNPVKEDDEYVRSIEEDLRWLGADPTGGIFYGSDYFDQCYEFAIQLIKEGKAYVCDLSADEMREYRGTLTEPGKESPYRNRSVEENLDLFERMKAGEFPNGTRTLRAKIDMSAPNMNMRDPAIYRILHVSHHRQGDKWCIYPLYDYAHPIQDALEGITHSLCSIEFENHRPLYDWVVDNIGFEKKPHQYEFARLNVTHTVMSKRYLRELVETGRVDGWDDPRMPTLCGLRRRGYTPSSILEFVKRAGVAKTYSIVDLRLLEYCIREELNRTALRRMAVTEPIKVVITNYPEGQEETFPIPNNPVEPETGSREVTLSRELYIEDSDFSLDPPPKYQRLRLDGEVRLMGSYIIKCNEVVQDEQGNITQLLCTCDLETKNGPTADGRKVRGTIHWVSAAHCVEADICLYDNLFTLEDVNDIPEDANYLDYIDTNSLTKLTGCKLEASLAEAQPGDRFQFVRMGYFCMDTHNKNTFNRIVTLKDSFKL from the coding sequence ATGAGTGACATTACCAATTTTATATACGACATTGTGGATGCGGATATAGAGGCAGGCTTTCCCCACCAGATTCACACCCGTTTTCCTCCTGAGCCCAACGGCTATCTGCACATCGGCAGTGCCAAGGCCATCTGGGTCAACCACAGCACTGCCCAAAAATACGGCGGGCTGTTTAACCTGCGCTACGACGATACCAACCCGGTGAAGGAAGACGATGAATACGTCCGCTCCATTGAGGAGGATTTGCGCTGGCTGGGTGCTGACCCCACCGGCGGCATCTTTTATGGCTCCGATTACTTTGACCAGTGCTATGAATTTGCCATTCAGCTGATCAAAGAGGGCAAGGCTTATGTCTGTGACCTTTCCGCCGACGAAATGCGGGAATACCGGGGCACCCTCACCGAGCCGGGCAAAGAAAGCCCTTACCGCAACCGTTCGGTGGAAGAAAATCTTGACCTGTTTGAGCGGATGAAGGCAGGGGAATTCCCCAACGGAACCCGCACCCTCCGGGCTAAGATTGATATGTCCGCCCCCAACATGAACATGCGTGACCCGGCTATTTACCGCATTCTTCATGTGAGCCACCACCGGCAGGGAGATAAATGGTGCATCTATCCCCTTTATGACTACGCTCACCCCATTCAGGACGCTTTGGAGGGCATCACCCATTCCCTTTGCTCCATTGAGTTTGAGAATCACCGCCCCCTTTATGATTGGGTGGTGGATAACATCGGCTTCGAGAAAAAGCCCCACCAGTATGAATTTGCCCGCCTCAACGTGACCCATACGGTTATGTCCAAGCGCTATCTGCGGGAGCTGGTGGAAACCGGCCGGGTAGACGGCTGGGATGACCCCCGTATGCCCACCTTGTGCGGTCTGCGCCGCCGGGGCTACACCCCCTCCTCCATACTGGAATTTGTCAAACGGGCAGGCGTGGCCAAGACCTACAGCATTGTGGACCTTCGCCTGCTGGAATACTGCATCCGCGAGGAGCTGAACCGCACCGCTCTCCGGCGCATGGCCGTTACCGAACCAATCAAGGTGGTGATCACCAATTACCCCGAGGGGCAGGAGGAAACCTTCCCCATCCCCAACAACCCTGTGGAGCCAGAAACCGGCAGCCGTGAGGTTACCTTGAGCCGGGAGCTTTATATCGAAGATTCTGATTTTTCGCTGGATCCCCCGCCCAAATACCAGCGCCTACGGCTGGATGGCGAGGTTCGCCTTATGGGCTCCTACATCATCAAGTGCAACGAGGTTGTGCAGGATGAGCAAGGCAACATTACCCAGCTTCTGTGCACCTGCGATCTGGAAACCAAAAACGGGCCTACTGCCGATGGCCGCAAGGTGCGGGGCACCATTCACTGGGTTAGCGCCGCTCATTGTGTAGAGGCGGATATCTGCCTGTATGATAACCTCTTTACCCTTGAGGATGTCAACGACATTCCCGAGGATGCCAACTATCTGGATTATATTGACACCAATTCCCTCACCAAGCTGACCGGCTGCAAGCTGGAGGCTTCTCTGGCCGAGGCACAGCCCGGGGATCGGTTCCAGTTTGTGCGCATGGGTTATTTCTGCATGGATACACACAACAAAAACACTTTCAACCGCATTGTAACCCTGAAAGACAGCTTTAAGCTGTAA
- a CDS encoding sodium-translocating pyrophosphatase: MNMLWPVIAILVSLAAFGVAAYFYQWVSKLPTANQKLEDIGLLVRNGAFSFLRKEYRILAAFMGCVAAIIFLCFPKFIGQGSVLENLGMALAYIFGTVASAFAGWIGISIATIANIKAATAATEGIKPSFLAGFRGGAVMGMAVVGTSLMGAAIMYLITGDDSLVLPFSFGASSLALFAKAGGGIFTKAADIAADLVGKVEFGFEEDDPRNPAVIADNVGDNVGDVAGMGADLFDSNVAAIAAAMVIAMGAGRIDMIFCYGALGLLASIIGVLCSRVGKKENISATLNNGTYLTCALFTVFSLIATVVSGFPMAIWGSCIIGMGVGVLIGVSSDFFTGDDRQPVKMVAKACEAGPAFTILTGFSYGLISAFPALVGIGLAALISYNLAGMLGISMAAIGMLSIVGMITSNDAYGPIVDNARGLAEMGGLGGKVLDITDELDSAGNTAKAITKGFAIGAAGLTVISLLGAFQEIVARQWEALGITESFVFDLMNPTVFFGMLVGASVPAVFSAMLIMGVDRNAQRLVGEIHRQFTSIPGLKEGKEGVLPDYNACIDIATVGAIKELIPAGLVAILTTLVVGFVGGVHAVGGFLTGNITIGLLLAMLMSNAGGLWDNAKKYIESGHNGGKGSPAHKAAVIGDTVGDPFKDTSGPSINTQITVVSLVASLAAVLFVQFSIF; encoded by the coding sequence ATGAACATGCTATGGCCAGTCATCGCAATTTTAGTTTCACTAGCAGCTTTCGGGGTTGCGGCCTATTTCTATCAGTGGGTCAGCAAACTGCCGACAGCCAACCAAAAGCTAGAGGATATCGGTCTCCTGGTAAGAAACGGCGCTTTTTCTTTTTTGCGGAAGGAATACAGAATATTGGCCGCTTTCATGGGGTGTGTGGCCGCCATTATTTTCCTGTGTTTCCCTAAATTCATTGGACAGGGTTCGGTTTTAGAAAATCTTGGAATGGCTCTTGCTTACATATTTGGCACCGTGGCTTCCGCATTTGCAGGCTGGATTGGCATCAGCATTGCTACCATTGCCAATATAAAAGCGGCCACAGCGGCTACTGAGGGCATTAAGCCTTCCTTCTTGGCTGGCTTCCGTGGCGGCGCTGTTATGGGCATGGCCGTTGTGGGAACCTCCTTGATGGGTGCGGCTATCATGTATCTCATCACCGGGGATGACAGCTTGGTGCTGCCTTTCAGCTTCGGCGCAAGCTCGCTGGCATTGTTTGCCAAGGCGGGCGGCGGTATCTTCACAAAAGCTGCGGACATTGCCGCTGACCTTGTCGGTAAAGTTGAATTCGGCTTTGAAGAAGATGACCCCCGCAACCCTGCCGTTATTGCCGATAACGTGGGCGATAACGTAGGCGACGTTGCCGGTATGGGCGCTGACCTTTTTGATTCCAACGTGGCGGCTATTGCGGCGGCTATGGTTATTGCCATGGGAGCAGGCCGCATCGATATGATTTTCTGCTATGGTGCGCTGGGGCTGTTGGCCTCCATCATCGGTGTTCTTTGCTCTCGGGTAGGCAAAAAGGAAAACATTTCCGCCACCCTTAACAATGGCACCTATCTGACCTGTGCACTGTTTACCGTGTTCTCCCTGATTGCCACTGTTGTCTCCGGGTTCCCTATGGCGATTTGGGGCTCCTGCATCATCGGTATGGGTGTGGGCGTGCTTATCGGTGTCAGCTCCGATTTCTTCACCGGAGACGACAGACAGCCTGTTAAAATGGTTGCCAAGGCCTGCGAAGCTGGCCCTGCCTTTACCATTCTTACCGGTTTCTCCTATGGCTTGATCAGTGCGTTCCCTGCGCTGGTTGGTATTGGTCTGGCTGCTCTGATTTCTTACAATCTGGCCGGTATGCTGGGTATTTCCATGGCAGCAATCGGCATGCTTTCCATCGTGGGTATGATCACCTCCAACGATGCTTACGGCCCTATCGTGGATAATGCCCGTGGACTTGCTGAAATGGGCGGTCTTGGCGGCAAGGTTCTGGATATTACCGATGAGCTGGATTCCGCTGGCAACACGGCCAAGGCCATTACCAAGGGCTTTGCCATCGGCGCCGCTGGTTTAACTGTTATCTCCCTGCTGGGTGCCTTCCAGGAAATCGTTGCCCGCCAGTGGGAGGCGCTGGGTATCACCGAATCGTTTGTGTTCGATCTGATGAACCCCACCGTTTTCTTTGGTATGCTGGTGGGTGCCAGTGTGCCCGCTGTTTTCTCCGCCATGCTGATTATGGGCGTGGACCGCAACGCACAGCGTCTGGTGGGTGAGATTCACCGCCAGTTTACCAGCATTCCCGGCCTGAAAGAAGGCAAAGAGGGTGTTCTCCCGGATTACAACGCCTGCATCGATATCGCCACGGTCGGCGCAATCAAAGAGCTGATTCCTGCCGGTCTGGTTGCCATTCTCACCACTTTGGTGGTAGGCTTTGTGGGTGGCGTTCACGCTGTAGGCGGGTTCCTCACCGGCAACATCACAATTGGCCTTCTGCTGGCTATGCTGATGTCCAATGCGGGCGGCCTTTGGGATAACGCTAAGAAATACATCGAATCCGGCCATAACGGCGGCAAGGGCTCTCCTGCCCATAAGGCTGCGGTTATTGGCGATACCGTGGGCGATCCCTTCAAGGATACCTCCGGCCCCTCCATCAACACCCAAATCACCGTGGTGTCGCTGGTTGCATCGCTGGCCGCTGTCCTGTTTGTTCAGTTCTCTATCTTTTAA